A window of the Sardina pilchardus chromosome 21, fSarPil1.1, whole genome shotgun sequence genome harbors these coding sequences:
- the mars2 gene encoding methionine--tRNA ligase, mitochondrial, translating to MKMKPHITVLARCFDYVRSRSQLSSKLPLKSSLWSYQWISSRFTHTDNAGKAFYITTPIFYVNAAPHIGHLYSAVTADCLHRSKLLQGFNSRFATGTDEHGLKIQQAAESVNKDPLTFCSEVSERFKQLFVRSNISYTDFIRTTENRHHSTVEHFWTVLHQKGLIYKGAYEGWYSTQDESFLMPTQVTEASDVNGNIIQISTESGHKVEWMKEENYMFRLSEFRSPLLRWLKENPNAVQPERFYHMVLQWLDNELPDLSVSRQKSRLHWGIAVPGDPEQTIYVWLDALVNYLTVAGYPGNHSLWWNAAHHIVGKDILKFHAIYWPAFLMAAGLPPPQVIHVHSHWTVQGRKMSKSLGNVVDPLDTSQRYTVDGLRYFLLRQGVPDHDCDYDDAKLVKLLNSELADTLGGLLNRCTAPTLNPTQVYPHFCSSSFPVNTTEEPTGRAKPEDYKMVESVTELPSAVQEHFESLHIYKALEAISACVRQTNGFVQRHAPWKLDCTDACDKRWHDTILHVSMECLRIYGTLLQPVVPALADKLLSRLGVKPEERTWEAVRFLERYHGRTCSFEGRSLGPDTGVLFDRLEKDTGKEKPKKSKKMKPPSQ from the exons ATGAAGATGAAGCCGCATATCACTGTGCTGGCACGTTGTTTCGACTATGTAAGGTCAAGGAGTCAGCTCTCCTCCAAACTACCGCTGAAGTCATCCTTGTGGAGCTATCAATGGATCTCTTCACGATTCACGCACACGGACAACGCTGGAAAAGCGTTCTACATAACAACCCCAATCTTCTATGTAAATGCTGCTCCTCACATTGGACACCTTTATTCAGCAGTGACTGCTGATTGTTTGCACAGGTCCAAACTCTTGCAGGGATTCAACTCTAGATTTGCAactg GCACTGATGAGCATGGACTGAAGATTCAACAAGCAGCAGAGTCTGTGAATAAAGATCCCCTCACATTCTGCAGTGAAGTATCTGAGCGATTTAAACAGCTCTTTGTAAGAAGCAACATTTCTTACACAGATTTCATTAGAACCACTGAAAACCGACACCACAGCACAGTTGAGCATTTCTGGACTGTGCTTCACCAGAAAGGGTTAATTTACAAAGGAGCCTATGAAGGATGGTACTCCACACAAGACGAAAGCTTTCTCATGCCAACTCAGGTCACCGAAGCCTCTGATGTCAATGGGAATATAATACAGATTTCCACTGAGAGTGGTCACAAG GTGGAGTGGATGAAGGAGGAGAATTACATGTTCCGCCTCTCTGAGTTCCGTTCTCCACTGCTACGGTGGCTGAAGGAGAACCCAAACGCAGTGCAGCCAGAGAGGTTCTACCACATGGTGCTCCAGTGGCTGGACAACGAACTGCCAGACCTGTCCGTCTCTCGACAGAAAAGCCGACTCCATTGGGGCATTGCTGTGCCAGGTGACCCGGAGCAGACAATCTACGTGTGGCTTGATGCCTTGGTGAATTACCTCACAGTTGCTGGGTACCCAGGGAACCACAGTTTGTGGTGGAACGCTGCCCACCACATTGTTGGAAAAGACATCCTAAAATTCCATGCTATATACTGGCCGGCATTCCTGATGGCAGCGGGATTGCCTCCTCCACAGGTCATCCATGTGCACTCGCATTGGACGGTGCAGGGCAGGAAGATGTCCAAGAGCCTCGGAAATGTGGTGGACCCCTTAGACACATCGCAGAGATACACTGTGGATGGCCTGAGATATTTCCTTCTTAGGCAAGGGGTCCCAGACCATGACTGTGACTACGAcgatgccaagttggtgaagcTGCTGAACAGCGAGCTGGCCGACACCCTCGGAGGACTGCTGAACCGATGCACAGCTCCTACACTAAACCCTACTCAGGTCTATCCCCACTTCTGCTCCAGCTCCTTCCCTGTAAATACTACCGAAGAACCTACGGGCAGAGCTAAGCCAGAAGATTACAAAATGGTGGAGTCGGTCACTGAACTTCCAAGCGCAGTACAAGAGCACTTTGAGAGCCTGCACATCTACAAGGCTCTGGAGGCCATCAGTGCATGTGTCCGGCAGACGAATGGCTTTGTCCAGAGGCATGCACCATGGAAGCTCGACTGCACTGATGCCTGCGATAAACGGTGGCATGACACCATTCTCCATGTGTCAATGGAGTGCCTGAGGATCTACGGCACCCTCCTTCAGCCTGTGGTACCTGCACTGGCCGATAAGCTGCTCTCCAGGCTGGGGGTGAAGCCGGAGGAGCGCACCTGGGAGGCCGTGCGCTTCCTGGAGCGGTACCATGGGAGGACCTGCTCTTTTGAAGGCCGATCACTGGGGCCTGACACTGGTGTGCTTTTTGATCGCCTTGAGAAAGACACGGGTAAAGAGAAGCCCAAAAAGAGCAAGAAAATGAAACCACCCTCTCAATAA
- the zgc:101583 gene encoding magnesium transporter NIPA2, with protein MDAEVATSIDFYIGLSLAVSSCLFIGGSFILKKKGLLRLASKGSMRAGQGGYAYLKEWLWWAGLISMGAGEAANFAAYAFAPAMLVTPLGALSVLVSAVLSSYFLDERLNVHGKIGCLLCILGSTVMVIHAPQEEEVDSLSAMAEKLKDPGFIVFAVCIVASSLVLIFFVAPRYGQKNVLVYILICSVIGSLSVSCVKGLGLGIKELFAGTAVLKHPLFWALLICLVVCISIQISYLNKALDIYNTSLVTPIYYVFFTTSVMACSAILFKEWLRMTVDGALGTISGFLTIILGIFLLHAFKDITFTWDSLPLYLRQVPQSSPWAQPYTPLPSHGFPEDRKAPLRDTANNTGAPPEVTERRNNGTLTI; from the exons ATGGATGCTGAAGTTGCAACTTCAATTGACTTCTACATTGGACTGTCTTTAGCGGTCAGTTCATGTCTCTTCATTGGAGGAAGCTTTATTTTGAAGAAGAAGGGGCTCTTACGTTTGGCAAGCAAAGGGTCTATGAGAGCAG GTCAGGGCGGATATGCTTACCTGAAGGAGTGGTTATGGTGGGCTGGACTTATATCAA TGGGAGCAGGAGAAGCTGCCAATTTTGCTGCATATGCCTTTGCCCCAGCGATGTTAGTGACCCCTCTTGGAGCACTGAGTGTATTGGTGAG CGCCGTGTTGTCCTCCTACTTCCTGGATGAGCGGCTGAATGTCCATGGGAAGATCGGCTGCCTGCTTTGCATTCTGGGTTCCACAGTGATGGTAATTCATGCACcccaagaggaggaggtggactcaTTAAGTGCCATGGCTGAGAAGCTCAAAGACccag GGTTCATTGTGTTTGCCGTGTGTATTGTGGCAAGCAGCCTTGTGCTCATCTTCTTTGTGGCTCCACGATACGGCCAGAAGAATGTGCTCGTCTACATCCTCATTTGCTCTGTGATTGGCTCCCTGTCTGTGTCTTGCGTCAAGGGCCTCGGACTCGGCATTAAAGAGCTGTTTGCAGGCACTGCCGTGCTGAAGCACCCTCTGTTTTGGGCTTTACTCATATGCCTGGTTGTTTGCATCAGCATCCAGATCAGCTACTTGAACAAAGCCCTGGACATCTACAACACATCTCTGGTAACACCGATCTACTATGTGTTCTTCACCACGTCCGTCATGGCCTGTTCGGCCATCTTGTTTAAGGAGTGGCTGCGTATGACTGTGGACGGTGCGTTGGGCACCATCAGTGGCTTCCTCACCATCATCCTGGGCATCTTTCTCCTTCACGCCTTTAAAGACATCACCTTCACCTGGGACTCCTTACCTCTGTACCTCCGCCAGGTTCCCCAGAGCTCCCCATGGGCTCAACCCTACACCCCGCTGCCAAGTCACGGCTTCCCTGAGGACAGAAAGGCGCCTCTCCGGGACACTGCCAACAATACTGGTGCACCTCCGGAGGTcacagagaggagaaacaatGGCACGCTCACAATCTAA
- the timm8a gene encoding mitochondrial import inner membrane translocase subunit Tim8 A gives MDGQGVTADPQLQHFIEIESQKQRFQQLVHQMTEVCWEKCMDKPGPKLDSRTEVCFVNCVERFIDTSQFILNRLEQTQRSKGSFTETMSE, from the exons ATGGACGGTCAGGGAGTAACCGCAGATCCCCAGCTGCAACATTTCATCGAAATCGAGTCACAAAAGCAGAGGTTTCAGCAGCTGGTTCATCaaatgactgaagtgtgttgg GAGAAGTGTATGGATAAACCGGGCCCTAAGCTAGACTCAAGGACGGAGGTCTGCTTTGTAAACTGTGTTGAACGCTTCATTGACACGAGCCAGTTTATCCTCAACAGACTCGAGCAAACCCAAAGGAGTAAAGGTTCCTTCACAGAGACCATGTCCGAATAG